The Vitis vinifera cultivar Pinot Noir 40024 chromosome 8, ASM3070453v1 genome segment TTCCCCAAAGAATTTAACAAATGTGAAAGAGTAAAGACCAAATGGTCATGCATCATATCAGCAGCCTAATATTCCCATATACATATGTAAGGACCCTATCAATGTTTAATATAGGGTAGCAAGAACCTGGCCTAATCCATAAGTCTGTTTCAACACATGGGGGCAAACAGATGCCATGGCTAAGGTACATGTCGATATAAAGCTACCTTCACTTAAAATCGTGTACTCGAAGCTAGCCTGATTATATGTCATGCTTGCTCATTCAAATTTCACATGTCATGTTGATTCCCCCATATCTTATTTAAGTCTTATCCTTAATGACACATTTGGTGCTCATAAGTCAATGAATAATAATACGCCAAAAAAAGGGTTATtgtgaatattttttatcaaatcaaAGTGTACCCAAGACAAATAAACAAATTTCCACTGATGATACCTTTGCCTCCTGGAAAAAGTCATTATTAGTAGTTGGAGCATGTGGATGTAAAATTGTACCTCCAACCATAGAATGTCTGTCTTCCCAACCAGCCTGGAAAACCCAACCAGGGATGTGAAAAATACCCATGGATGTGGACTGCAACTTTTATTAGATATTTATATAGatttgtttaaatttccatCACCCCCTTGTGGCTCAGTTTGTACTAGTCAATGAGAATTATTAGGACTATAAATCATAATAATCATCTTAATGTTGCTAATATTATGtacattaaatttattactGGATGTAATGGTAATGGAACAAATCTGGGCATGCATGTTACCTGTGACAATTGCATCAAGAGATTGCCTATGGCATTCACTAGTATGACCATCTCCTTATCATTTAATTGTTATTGAAAGATACGGATGGTAGCATTatgttattttacttttttcttttcaatctttGTGTTTGTCTTTCTAATAGGACCAGACATGTTGTGTTCAAGTTTGGTGTGCTGGAGGACTAGGATGCTCTCAAGGCAACCATCCAGAAGCAATAAACCCCTGATTAAACTCATCGAAGATTAAAACAACTCCTCTGGACCAATGACCAATCTACATTGTCAATTGTCAGCTACCAATGGGATCTTTCCCTTGACTAATTAAAAGCATCTGATTCAACTTTTCTAAAGGATCTTATTCCTAGAAAGCATTAAACTATATATCCCAAAAAATGTCATGATATGCCAAGTTCCAATCCAATTATAAGAGCAAACCGTGATAGAATCATTCTGATATCTTACATCGGTCAAGGGAAGAATGTTAACTGTATAGAAAGGCTTTAAAACTATAAAGACTCGTTGGATTCAAAACAGAGCAGATCATTATAGAATGGTATTAGAGTGAGTGGGTCGTTACAATCATAGACCATTTAAATGTCTTATCTAACTTGAATTCTATCAATTTTTACATGGTATTAGAAATGTTTCTATTATGTTTTCTATAGCATTATGTGAGAACATCTATTTTCAGTAATTCACGTTCAAAACAAGggcattttgaaattttcaatgaCATACTTCCTACTTTAATTTGGTGATTAAGGTGTTTGTTGCATGTTGCAGTTATAACTTGTGTTTCAAACACTGCATCAAACATGATAAATTGAGGTCATGATTCATTCCCCCAAGCTATCCAAATGCCATATTACTAAATGGAAGTTCATATAGATGGGCAAAGAAGAAGTTTTCGCTCACCACCTTCAATGAAAGCCAGCTAGTTATGCTATCTCAGTAGATTGATAATTAGCAATagattatttgtatttatttacaGTTTCTAATAGCTTCTTGCTTTTTACTTTCATTGTCTATAGCTATTTCATGTCCTCCCAAAGCAGCTATAGTTGGATATATATGTGACTAACACATTTCATTTTTGTTGCACCTATTATACTGCTAGAAAGTAATAATACGAAAATGGAAGGAACTGAACAAGCCAAGACATAACAGTGGATATGAAGTGAGAGAATATAAGCTCAGAGAATAATCACTTccataaggaaaagaaaacctGTATCTGCAAAGGACCCTGCTTGAAACAAAAGTGAACTacaatttcttctttctttgacCGTTAGCAGAATACACCACAAACCTGCCTAGGAAACAGATGATGGAGTCTCTGGCATTGGGGACGAGGAACAGGATTCTCTTCGAAGTTCCTTCACCACAGCAGCCAGTGCCTCAGGGTTCAAACCCAGGTCACAAAGAGTAATGAGGACAGAAAGGGTGTGTCGATCAAGTCCTGTGTCAAGAATGTTTGACATGTGAAATGCCAGCTCAAGAGATTCTCGGGCAGTCTGTGCAGCCTCCGGATCCATACAAATAGACTGAAAAGGAtttctgtttttgaaaaatttggtCCAATCAACCAACCTTAGAAGAGAGAGCCTGAAAGTTTAATACAAGAATAGTAGCATACTGTTAACTAATTTCAGGACATGAAAAGCAAACTGACAAAGCAAGCATTGAGATGAACACACCTATAAGAAGACACATTATCCTTAGCTAAGTAtgcaaatccattcaatttaaCAAATACTATCAATTGAAGGGCATGCAAGAAGCTATAAGGCTAAACCAAACAGTTATGTCTAAAGAAGGTAACGCCAATGCCATCAAAGTgactaaaaatgaaagaaactaaAAGACCAAGTATCCAAACAACAATAGCATTGCCATCGTCACAAGtccatttaatatatatatatatatatatatatatatatatatatatatatttgataggcAATTCCCAATAAGAACAATTAAAACCATACAGGAAATGTCTTTGCTTAAATGTATACTCCATAGCATATGGCTTTTCCATGACAAACTTCCAACTCATCTCATATTTCCAATCATCGAACTTTAGAACAAATATTTTTCTCCACAACCAACATCAGCCCCTCTTCTGCCAACAAATCAACAGTCCCTTCACTGAGCTGCAACCCTTACATTCTATGGTACTGATGCTGTTAACAATAGAGTCCAGGCAAACTGGGGCAGCATCCTACAACATTCTGTAAGCATATGTGCTAGAGGTACTTAATTTTATGTGCTCCTTACTCCAACTACCAGGAAAACAATAATCTAatttaaaatgtaaataaattttaagctGTTAAACTGAGTATTTGCCTGCAAAACCTGGTCTAACAATGCAAGAATTTCTCGAAAATTGGTGAATAGatgaaaaaacatgaaatagaaaatataggTGGCTTTcattaataataattctatttcaAGGATGTAATCACTCCATGATGTTAAGCTAAAAGGAAAAACGAACAGAGAAAAACACACGCTCCCCCAATATCCCAACTCTTCCTACCTTCTATACATTTAAATCCAACAGAGATTTCACATTAAAACCAACAAAGAAACAACAAGAATATCTTCTAGCCTCTGCAGAGGAAACCGATACAAACAGAAAATGCATAAGCCTGCCTAGAAGGGAATGCAGAAAGAGCAGCTTAATTTCAGAGGTGCTTATACAGCGAAATAGTTGCAAAGGCATTAGATCTAGAAATTTAAGCagcaacaaataataaaagcaaTTAATGAGTAAACATTATTGAATCAGGAGCATGTCTAGGCCTTTCATTAGCCATAATCAAGAGCTGCACCCAATTTGCAAGCACAGGATACCAAGTGTCTCAGAATATCCTCTGAAAACACATCCCCATTTCTCATACATGATGAACCCGCTAAAACCCTGATACATACCCTAAATCAGAATAGCTAAACAAAATTATAGATCAAAAGAACACATTTCCAAACGGTATTAACAcccaaacattaaaaaatagcCCAGCTCAGACAAACAAAAATCTGCTGAACTCTTTCATGTTTTGATGCAAACTCTGTAAGGTTCACCATCACAACAGCAGCATGATTTTTTGTCAAACAATTTTCTGCATTTTTCATCGAACACCTCGCATGCATCATCCACCACTATAACAAAACTCAaccaaaaaaattcagaaaaatgaaaggacttaatggaaaacaattttcaacaaTGCCAACTCAAGGAAACAAACAAATGGATTCGAATTCAACAAACCTTCAGCTTCCCACTAGAAGAAAACCTGTTGCCAAATTGGTTAGGGCTAGGGtttgaaatcaaaattcaaaggaAGAGTGAAGAGAGGTCTTGGAAAAGGAGATCTAAAAGATCAGTTCGCCGGGCCGAAACGGGGTTCGGGAAAAAATTGCTAATTCAAATTCCTTTCCAGGGAAAATTAAcgttttttcttaataattaagAACGGAGCGGCGGAGCGGCGGAGCCCCGGAGAGGCGGAGgcccattaattttttttttattaattatttgtctcACCTATTTTTCAAACCTATCTCTTACGAAACATActcaaatttgttaaattttttatttttatcttttaaaaaatttcatgaattataattttccttaaacattaaactatattttttattaaaaataaatgataatattttaatttttcaataataaattataatatttaagaaGTTCACACAAACCTTTTATCCATCTTAAAGGGGTTATTAAATCAATaagatattaaattataaagaactaatacaaaataattatctaaaaataataatatcatgataaattttaaaaattataaaattaataagggaaacataaattatatatatttttattaaaaaataacattttactaaaaaattataaaatgtagATATTAGTATCTTAATAAATCTATAAATTCTGttttattagtaaaaataaattataatattttggaaaatgatcattattagtaatattttatttaaaatgaattatatgaataaatataatgttttttcaaaagacaaataatttatttttgtaatacatttatatacatttaagtgtaataatatataaaaataattaaaaatcatgaaaattaggTCAAAATATTCTATAATTTCAAGAAACTTAAGTGATTTAAAATTGTCTATGTTAAATCACTTTGTTTTTCATTCATCTCTTTGGAATTTTCGTACAAGGGTATCATTGTCCAACTAGGCGAAATTTTTAGATTAGATTATTTAGAATGTctaatatcatataaaaataattttgagtatAATACTCTAAAAAAAAGAGTTAggagatttttgagaaaatctTTGTGAATCTCTTACTTGTGTTACTGAAtctatttgaaaaattttcatgtgGCACACATAGTCCAAATATAACAAAACTTGGATGGTTAGATTCATTATCGAGtctattatttaataaaaataatttgaatttttaatattttatcaaaaagttCCAATAACTTAAAAATCACAAGCTAGTCAAAATACCAAAAACCAAGGTATTTCACGTTCATGGGaaacccatttttttcatgaaaatgaCCTTCATGAACTCAACTCAATCTATTAGAGTTGGTTGAAAGAAATTAGGGTTTACTCGTTGTAGGTTGAAAGGTATTACCAAATTTCCCTCAAGTAGCAATACCATAATTATCTTCATACACTTCCTaacaatttataatattttctttcactttttttttggcaaccaaacaatcaaaaaagtagaaaaaatgacttaaaaatactaaaaatttacaCACATTCAAAAACCGAATTTCTAACCACATTTTCTCAAAGAAAAGACactgttttaaaaatatcgGCCGATCGAACTATTGGTGACCTTTTCGGTTCACTCGTTTGGTTCGGTTGAGCCGGCCGGTTCTTGTAGAACCAGATGGGTCCTCCTTTTCCCTGTTTCTTTTTTTGGCAAAATGGGCCAAAATTCCACCCCCCAGCCCAATAGTCCAAGCCCACTCCTATTATTGCAAAATGGACCATTAGAGCCTCCATCGGCCCAATAGCCATTTGGTTTAGTGGTGGCTTTAAAAAGAACATCAGCTTTGCTGTTGCAACAAGGACCTTGAACCGTAGATCTTAAGTTTCAAATACGATAGGATATCTCTCCACTCTGCTAGTTTTTGCTTGTTTAGAAGCCTAACAAGAAACAACTAGATAggctatttcaaaaaataatatatatataattacataattcgatttttttcatttaatacaatttttttctattttcaatatattttcatatttaaatattgtatatattttttttaataaatttaaaatattaatccatttatataaaaatgaataaataatattacaattattattatttttaaattatatatattttaaatattttaaaattaattttaattttaataaaatataaattatatatttatgacatcaccaaTGCGACCGCCATTTGACTATGGGTCCGACTAATAAACTGTAAAGCGGTAATTTTTTcggttctaaaaacattgagaaaatatgaagaagacaagaaaaataaaagaaagtaaaatataaaacgAGATTATGACCTCTAGTGTCTCTTCTAAGTAGAGATGAAAAATCTCCACTTCTTCATGTTTATATTCAACTTCTACACCATTTTTCTCTTAAGCTATGTTTAGTatccaaaaaatttgagggaaaatacggggaaaataaaatataaaaggaaataaaaagtgaaggaaaaaaaaatattagaagtccataaattatttttatttattatttgaaattcattttacttattttaatttatcggtataaatattaaataatttaaaaatatataagtttttaactagttttaattatatttaattttctttaatattttttatataacaatcaaatatgagaaaatcaatttcttttacatttttttttctttccataatatttttcgagaaccaaatacaaccttaataaattttcaaagaagaagaataagaaaagaaaacctaaGGAAATGAAGAAATATGAGTTAATATAAATAACCCTATTATTTACATTAGGATGTAAAACAAAGGGAATAGAAGGTTTCCTTGGTACTTTAGTAGTACAATAGGTGTTGTTGTTGTACTATTAATATGAAGTAGTTGTACAATAGAATATCATTCGCCTTATATCATAGGCCTTCTAGTGGGAAGGCCAACCACAAACTGTAACGCTTTTAATACATCCCCAAATTTCAAGTATATGTGTAACATTTGGTAACCTCTATAAATGTGACACGTGACACTTCTAATATATCCTCTAATTAAATACACTtattagttaaaataattattttgtagcTTATTTCTATAATTTTGAGGTTATTTAAAtttcctaattatttttaatttaattggatttttaattattatatatatatattttttaaactaaaaatttcCTATCTAACAATTCAGGATTTTACAATTaattagtaaaattttaaagttttaaattattttaaaaactactaaAATATTGAAGAATTTAGTTCATTAAATCTCATTTGCAACTTCGagtttttatattgtattaaaaaaagtaacttttcatttttaaaattatgattatattgatactaaaatgataaaatattcaTAGTAAGATAGATTTTGAGTCGACCTCGCCGGGTGAATCTTCAACTCAAATCAAGGTCGGATTAATATTTCTTAATCCAATTAGCTTGTATAAACAACAAAATAGAtgatgtaatttaaaaaaaaaaaatagaagcaattttgtttttatattgtattaaaaaaataactttttatttttaaaattatgattatattgatactaaaatgataaaatattcaTAGTGAGAAACTTAGATAGGCTTTGGGTTCAATCTCGATGCATGAATCTTCAACTCAAATCAAGGTCGGATTAATATTTCTTAATCCAATTAGCTTATATAAACAACAAAATAGATGacgcaatttaaaaaaaatttagaagcaattttaaagactttgtcaaacacaaagaaaaaaaatgttttatttatttattttaatattagaaattagTGCTAGTCATCAACCATTTTGTTAGAAGTCATTAATTTGAGTTGAACAAAGACGAACGATTTGAATGTCGATGTAACGCCcagacattttcttttaagggtaatttaggaaattgttattaataatttaattagttaattaattaatttaataaagtggaagaggggtaaaagtgtaattttacgaataaataccctaggtataaaaaaaaaacttgctttttggtttggtggtTTGGTGTACCCGAGACAACTAGGTAATGGTTTAGTGGCTTTTGAATtggttaatttaaaataataatatttagttttagattaatgaataagataatagtaataatggtattttttttttaaatagaatgagagatttagcaaaatatatatatatatatatatatatacatatatatatagaattttataatgaaataaaattataatttaattaaattagtaatgtgttattagaaacaaattgggaatttattagttttatttaaataaggaatgaattagttaaattataaataaatagtaataattgtttctcttatgttatattaggtgaagagtagattatatttttttcagaattattcttctcccaagctttcaaggacatcttttgaggtaagggaagttaatgtaatatttataaaattaaattatttcatatgttattttgaattgtggaaaagaaaatgatattttgttaccatgcatggatcaaattgttttgcactaaatgttatgttggaatattttgttttatttatgacacaaaatgtggagatattatgttgtgtaaatttgaatactcgaacaaaaacatcactctggtttatttggcccttgtcaacgggatataatagttgactattcggccctgtcaacgggatataatagttgacctttacatttcatggtggaaatgtaattgatttggaccccaacctctaggggtttggttagaggttactagtactagtagtgtttggttccgtccaccaggaacaatttgaggctagccacccatttgaaaagtcccacctaactgggcatttgatatttgataaccagagtaatgaaacttgaatgaatttgattgaatcttatgtgaaagtgtttgaatttgatatgaaattggttggttgaattttgaatatattggtatttttggaactctgatatttgatgagagaaaaaaaaaattgatatctcctatttgaaatgaaaatatttgatccatgaattgcattaatattccttattgggctgtgagctcattcccaattgttgaaaaattttcaggtactcttagttcgggtgaggagtgatggctaggctgaggaatggtcatcattaggatttgacttaggattttatgttggattttatttaactattagttatgttcatttggatcttttggtatttggaagttatttggaaattgaattttgaggattttagattttgttccgctactctgaacaggtatttggtaattggtaacatccagttacaatatgattgtttgggtcagattatactttaagccttcgggtttgaggtgtgaaatgaccgtcacgcccttggagtgggtcttggggcgtgacagtcAAAGATGAATGAAAATTATTCCACATGATACAGAGCATAGCATAGACTTGGTCCCCCTGTCATCGTATCTCCATATGCAGGACAATTTGATTACTTATCCCGGAAGTATCATCCAGAAGACTCCAGGGTTTATCACCAATACATCACATGCACCCATAATTTTCTTCGGCGGACGTAGGCAGAACAGGTTTATCATCTCTGTATGCATGATTTTCTTCGACAACCGCGTAGTTGGAGGTCTTTTTTTAAGTCTTCTTTCACTTCTATATAAGAACAGAGCATCACATGGTTATCAAAACACCATTCTCTACCTCTCTCTCAGACCATGAAACTCCACTGCTCATGGATGGTGGTACTGGCCACACTATGTGTAGCTCCGCTGTGCTTCGCGATGGAGCCCGTCTCCGAGTCGGATAAACTCGGAAGCTTGCCTGGACAACCACATGTCAGCTTCCAACAGTTTGGTGGATACGTAACCATTGATGAAAAGCAAGGCAGAGCTCTTTTTTACTACTTTGTTGAAGCAGTAACTGATCCTACTGAGTCAAAGCCTCTTGTTCTCTGGTTAACTGGAGGTAATTAGTATCAAATTCTTCTTCTCTGGCATCTTATTAAGGTAAGTAGATAAAGTTAGAATCATTTCATTCTTGGTCTCTGAGTAGTGGAATTTATTTTGTAGGACCTGGTTGTTCGTCCCTAGGAGGGGGGGCTTTCATGGAACATGGCCCTTTTAGGCCCCGCGGGAACACTCTGTTAAGGAATAAGCATAGCTGGAACAGAGGTGTGTTGTAGATTTTGGACaaagttgttttcaatttcaatcAAGTGTGGTAGAATTTGTTAGTATTTAGGGCACTTTGCTCAATTTTTCTCGACtatgatattaattaaattactaaaatgatgaaatttacCTCTGAAATTCTTCCATCACAGAGGCAAATATGTTGTATGTGGAGTCCCCAGCTGGAGTTGGGTTTTCTTATTCTCGTAATAAGTCCTTCTATGATGATATAAATGATGAAGTCACAGGttcattttttatccccttttgTCAATGATTTCAACTAAAGTTGCTTAACATTTGTCTTCAAACGTACTGATTTTTGGATGTTTTTCTTAAGCACGAGACAACCTCGCATTCTTGGAGGGCTGGTTCATGAAATTTCCAAAGTACAGGAACAGAGAATTATTCATTACAGGGGAGAGTTATGCAGGTAATTTTAGTGAAGACCTGTTATTCAGGTTAAGACAATCATTTGAATTCATGGTGAattcatcaatttttattttctcttcctaTTTTAATTGAAGGtctccttttaattttatgttagGTCACTACGTTCCTCAACTTGCACAGCTCGTTATTAATTCCGGCaagaatttcaatttgaaaGGAATCCTTGTGAGTAAATTTGCATTAAGTATACATTCTTAAAATAAATGGTTGGGCTAAAACTGATAATTGAGCTCGATTTGATGGCTGCATGCAGATTGGAAATCCTCTTCTAGAATTCGATACTGATATGAATGCCCAAGGAGACTTTTTCTGGTCCCATGGATTGATTTCAGATTCTACACATGCACTTCTCACGTCCACCTGCAACTATTCCCAAATTATGCGATGGGTTTATAATATCAGCGAGTCTCTCTCGCCCGAGTGTTACGAGGTATATAACAAATCTGCGGGAGAAATTGGTGGATCAGTTGACCCATTTGATGTTCTTGGGGACAAATGTTTAT includes the following:
- the LOC132252594 gene encoding serine carboxypeptidase-like 45, which produces MKLHCSWMVVLATLCVAPLCFAMEPVSESDKLGSLPGQPHVSFQQFGGYVTIDEKQGRALFYYFVEAVTDPTESKPLVLWLTGGPGCSSLGGGAFMEHGPFRPRGNTLLRNKHSWNREANMLYVESPAGVGFSYSRNKSFYDDINDEVTARDNLAFLEGWFMKFPKYRNRELFITGESYAGHYVPQLAQLVINSGKNFNLKGILIGNPLLEFDTDMNAQGDFFWSHGLISDSTHALLTSTCNYSQIMRWVYNISESLSPECYEVYNKSAGEIGGSVDPFDVLGDKCLSSEEVCLTDEVDVYLNRKDVQKSLHAQLVGTPNWTLCYPDSAHFLKDAVIPSINVVEWLVRSGIRASVYSGDQDSRISLIGTRSLLEGLAKKLKLKTTVPYRNWFEKKQVGGWTQVYGDILSFATIRGGSHTAPISQPARSLALFTAFLEGKPLPDA
- the LOC100249857 gene encoding mitotic-spindle organizing protein 1A; its protein translation is MDPEAAQTARESLELAFHMSNILDTGLDRHTLSVLITLCDLGLNPEALAAVVKELRRESCSSSPMPETPSSVS